The Anaerobranca gottschalkii DSM 13577 genomic sequence CGGTGGTACTATTAGAGTATTAGTTGAAGGGGTAAATAGAGTAAAAATTAAGGAATACATTTATAATGAAAATTACATTGAAGTAGAAGCAGAATTGCTGTTAGAAAATGAAGAAATAAATACTGAAATGGAAGCTTTAATGCGTAATGTTTTATATCAATTTGAACAATACATAAAACTAAGTAAAAAAATCCCGCCAGATACTTTAGAAGTTGTGGAAAATGTCAATGAACCGGGTAGGTTTGCAGATCTTATAACTTCCCATTTGACTCTAAAGGTAGAACAAAAACAGGAAGTCCTTGAAGCCATATCTCCTAAGGAGAGGTTGTTTAAAGTATTAGAAATTTTATCAAAGGAAATTCAGATTTTAGAAATAGAAAGAAATATCAGTAACAGGGTTAAAAAGCAGATAGAAAAAACACAAAAAGAATACTATTTAAGGGAACAGATTAAAGCAATTCAAAAGGAATTAGGTGAAACCCAAAAAGAAGAGGTTGATGAGTATAGAAAAAAACTGAATTCATTAGGTATTAGTGAAGAAATTAAAAATAAAATAGAAAAAGAGATCGATAGGTTAGAGAAAATGGCCCCTAATGCTGCAGAAAGTACTGTACTTAGAAACTATTTAGATTGGGTATTAGGTTTGCCGTGGAATACTTATACTAAAGATAGACTAGATATACAAAATGCTGAAAAAATTTTAGATGAAGACCATTATGGTTTAACCAAAGTTAAAGAAAGGATATTAGAATTCTTAGCAGTAAAACAACTTACACAAAATTTAAAAAGTCCAATTATCTGTTTAGTTGGACCACCAGGAGTTGGTAAAACTTCCTTAGCTAAATCTATAGCCCGATCCCTAGAAAGGAAATTTGTTCGTATTTCCTTAGGGGGAGTTAGAGATGAAGCAGAAATAAGGGGCCATAGAAGGACCTATGTCGCTGCTCTTCCTGGTAGAATTATCCAAGGGATGAAAACTGCTGGTTCCTCAAACCCAGTATTTTTACTTGACGAAATAGATAAAATGAGTATGGATTTTAGGGGAGACCCTTCTGCAGCTTTATTAGAGGTATTGGATCCAGAACAAAATTCTACTTTTAGTGATCATTATATAGAATTACCCTTCGATTTAAGTAAAGTATTGTTTATAACAACTGCCAATGCTCTACATCCAATTCCTAGACCACTTTTAGATAGAATGGAAGTTATTTATATTGAAGGCTATACAGAAGAGGAAAAATTGGCTATTGCCAAAAAGTATCTACTCCCTAAGAAAATGAAAGAACATGGATTAGAAGTTAATCAATTTATAGTTTCTGAACAGGCCCTAACTAAAGTAATTAGAGAATATACTAGGGAAGCTGGTGTTAGAAACTTAGAAAGGGTTTGCGCTACCCTTTGTAGAAAAGGAGCTAAAGAAATAGTTAGAGGAGCTGAAAAAGTAAAAATTACTGCTCAAAACCTCCACACATATTTAGGAGCCCCTAAATATCGTTGGGGTGTTAGGGAAGAGAAAGATGAAGTGGGAGTAGCTACAGGTTTAGCTTGGACAGAAACAGGGGGAGATATTTTAGCAGTTGAAG encodes the following:
- the lon gene encoding endopeptidase La, with the translated sequence MEQRMRKLPLMPLRGIIVFPNMIIHLDVGREKSVAALNAAMVNDSEIILVTQKDSRVEEPKEEDLYSFGTLAEIKQVLKLPGGTIRVLVEGVNRVKIKEYIYNENYIEVEAELLLENEEINTEMEALMRNVLYQFEQYIKLSKKIPPDTLEVVENVNEPGRFADLITSHLTLKVEQKQEVLEAISPKERLFKVLEILSKEIQILEIERNISNRVKKQIEKTQKEYYLREQIKAIQKELGETQKEEVDEYRKKLNSLGISEEIKNKIEKEIDRLEKMAPNAAESTVLRNYLDWVLGLPWNTYTKDRLDIQNAEKILDEDHYGLTKVKERILEFLAVKQLTQNLKSPIICLVGPPGVGKTSLAKSIARSLERKFVRISLGGVRDEAEIRGHRRTYVAALPGRIIQGMKTAGSSNPVFLLDEIDKMSMDFRGDPSAALLEVLDPEQNSTFSDHYIELPFDLSKVLFITTANALHPIPRPLLDRMEVIYIEGYTEEEKLAIAKKYLLPKKMKEHGLEVNQFIVSEQALTKVIREYTREAGVRNLERVCATLCRKGAKEIVRGAEKVKITAQNLHTYLGAPKYRWGVREEKDEVGVATGLAWTETGGDILAVEVTTMPGTGKLILTGKLGEIMQESARAALSLIRSKAHQLNIDPEFYKNIDIHIHVPEGAIPKDGPSAGITIATSLLSALINKGISRNVAMTGEITLRGKVLPIGGVKEKVLAAHRAGIKTVILPKDNKKDLEDIPNNIRKKISIKFVEKIEEVWDIALVGESYENNK